One window from the genome of Kineococcus mangrovi encodes:
- a CDS encoding PucR family transcriptional regulator — translation MSTRGLPALLHLPGWRDAVRHVAGPVDGPPPTGVLLADGGGATAVPAVAPGTLLCLAGAVGAGTADAWRLEVQLRRAADAGVVAVLLPSAAEPTGGTRLLCSRLGLALLLADEPVLQRALEAAVALAAPDVDRARAVREVSASLPGAVGSAREGAALVRLLERVLGLPVALLDGHGAVLHTGPAPVATAGLRTGEPVPQRVPLPGPDGGTVLAHPVLLPGVRAAQRWLTAAAPRWADPETVADCLAVAAAGLAGRLGVDRLGLERDARARAALLIDVLAGGDGPDAELRRRAAAAGWALDGWHVGVRLGTPAATDTAGSRDEVAAVFARGGLAPVVVEHGDGWSAWVTLPRPPAAETVRELSEDLRRVHRELRRHLRCWTGVGRPRVGPGGIARSLAEATDAAGLAAGRTEQGCFLHVDQLGVAQTLLAWTRTGTFPPAARSLLEPLGPPGSDLVTTLAAYLDQESSLVRTAAVLGVHRNTVAARVARVQQLLEVDLTDRDQRLALHLACRAVVGA, via the coding sequence GTGAGCACGAGGGGGCTGCCCGCGCTGCTGCACCTGCCCGGCTGGCGCGACGCGGTCCGGCACGTCGCCGGCCCGGTGGACGGTCCACCGCCCACCGGCGTGCTCCTCGCCGACGGGGGCGGTGCGACCGCCGTCCCCGCCGTCGCACCCGGCACGCTGCTCTGCCTCGCGGGGGCGGTCGGGGCCGGGACGGCCGACGCGTGGCGGCTGGAGGTGCAGCTGCGCCGGGCGGCCGACGCCGGGGTCGTCGCCGTGCTGCTCCCGTCGGCGGCCGAACCCACGGGAGGGACCCGGTTGCTGTGCTCCCGGCTGGGCCTCGCGCTGCTCCTGGCCGACGAGCCGGTGCTGCAGCGGGCGCTGGAGGCGGCGGTCGCGCTCGCCGCGCCCGACGTCGACCGGGCGCGGGCCGTGCGCGAGGTCTCGGCCTCGCTGCCGGGCGCGGTCGGCTCCGCGCGGGAGGGCGCGGCGCTGGTGCGCCTGCTCGAACGCGTCCTGGGCCTGCCCGTCGCGCTGCTGGACGGCCACGGCGCCGTCCTGCACACCGGTCCCGCACCCGTCGCGACGGCCGGGCTGCGCACCGGCGAACCCGTGCCGCAGCGCGTCCCGCTGCCCGGGCCGGACGGCGGCACGGTCCTCGCGCACCCGGTCCTGCTGCCGGGGGTGCGGGCGGCGCAGCGCTGGCTCACGGCGGCCGCGCCCCGGTGGGCCGACCCCGAGACGGTCGCCGACTGCCTCGCCGTCGCGGCCGCGGGGCTGGCCGGGCGCCTCGGGGTGGACCGCCTGGGTCTCGAACGGGACGCCCGGGCCCGGGCCGCGCTCCTGATCGACGTCCTCGCCGGTGGCGACGGTCCGGACGCTGAGCTGCGCCGGCGCGCGGCCGCCGCCGGCTGGGCGCTCGACGGGTGGCACGTGGGCGTCCGCCTGGGCACCCCCGCCGCGACGGACACCGCCGGCTCGCGCGACGAGGTGGCCGCCGTCTTCGCCCGGGGCGGGCTCGCCCCGGTGGTCGTCGAGCACGGCGACGGGTGGAGCGCCTGGGTCACCCTGCCGCGGCCGCCGGCGGCCGAGACGGTCCGCGAGCTGTCCGAGGACCTGCGACGGGTGCACCGGGAGCTGCGCCGGCACCTGCGCTGCTGGACGGGGGTCGGCCGTCCGCGCGTCGGGCCCGGCGGCATCGCCCGCTCGCTGGCCGAGGCGACGGACGCGGCGGGGCTGGCCGCGGGTCGCACGGAGCAGGGCTGCTTCCTGCACGTCGACCAGCTCGGCGTCGCCCAGACGCTGCTCGCCTGGACCCGCACGGGCACGTTCCCGCCGGCCGCGCGCAGCCTGCTCGAACCGCTCGGTCCGCCCGGGTCGGACCTCGTGACGACCCTGGCGGCCTACCTGGACCAGGAGAGCTCGCTGGTGCGGACGGCCGCGGTCCTCGGCGTGCACCGCAACACGGTCGCCGCCCGCGTCGCGCGAGTGCAGCAGCTGCTCGAGGTCGACCTCACCGACCGGGACCAGCGGCTCGCGCTGCACCTGGCCTGCCGCGCCGTGGTCGGCGCCTGA
- a CDS encoding DUF4439 domain-containing protein, protein MVPTTTGHPSRRALLGSLALAGLGPALAGCGVRWVVGDEPTPTAERGPDDVAREGAAADALALLAVLEAAAGGPAPLQAVAGEAAQVCRAHLLALGGSDPSSPASTGPATATPTDAQVVTDRLGRASAAAVAGLAPAQGRGPGASMARLLVAVAASRAVLADAVAVATGAVVREAEATVTGEDVGPVPPTPSTGTATTAPTPGGSPTSAPTSTRVRALQAALAGEHAAVHAYALVAGRLSTPRREEALADLVAHRVARDDLVDELTALGATPVEAAAGYDVAAPTPEAATALAASVEERVTALRVDVVASAGTGRAAAAAGVLAAARAARRWGSTVVAFPGLPWLGEDGRPVPGATPATTGAGAPTP, encoded by the coding sequence GTGGTCCCGACCACCACCGGGCACCCCTCGCGCCGGGCGCTGCTCGGGTCCCTGGCGCTGGCGGGTCTGGGCCCGGCGCTGGCCGGGTGCGGGGTGCGCTGGGTCGTGGGGGACGAACCGACGCCGACGGCCGAGCGCGGGCCGGACGACGTGGCCCGCGAGGGCGCGGCCGCCGACGCGCTCGCCCTCCTCGCCGTGCTCGAGGCCGCCGCCGGCGGGCCCGCCCCGCTGCAGGCCGTCGCCGGCGAGGCCGCGCAGGTGTGCCGCGCGCACCTGCTCGCCCTCGGCGGCTCCGACCCGTCGTCGCCGGCGAGCACCGGGCCCGCGACCGCGACCCCGACCGACGCGCAGGTCGTCACCGACCGGTTGGGGCGGGCGTCGGCCGCGGCGGTCGCCGGGCTGGCGCCCGCGCAGGGCCGCGGACCCGGCGCGTCGATGGCGCGGTTGCTCGTCGCGGTCGCCGCCTCGCGGGCCGTGCTGGCCGACGCGGTCGCCGTCGCGACGGGGGCCGTCGTGCGCGAGGCCGAGGCGACCGTGACGGGTGAGGACGTCGGACCGGTCCCCCCGACGCCGTCGACGGGCACCGCCACGACGGCCCCGACCCCCGGCGGGTCCCCCACGAGCGCGCCGACCTCCACCCGCGTCCGGGCGCTGCAGGCCGCCCTCGCCGGTGAGCACGCCGCCGTCCACGCCTACGCCCTCGTCGCCGGGCGGCTGAGCACCCCGCGGCGCGAGGAGGCGCTGGCCGACCTGGTCGCCCACCGCGTCGCCCGCGACGACCTCGTCGACGAGCTCACGGCGCTGGGAGCCACCCCGGTCGAGGCGGCGGCCGGTTACGACGTCGCGGCCCCCACCCCCGAGGCCGCCACCGCGCTGGCGGCCTCGGTCGAGGAGCGCGTCACCGCCCTGCGCGTGGACGTCGTCGCGAGCGCCGGCACCGGGCGGGCCGCCGCCGCGGCCGGGGTCCTCGCGGCGGCACGCGCGGCGCGCCGCTGGGGCTCGACGGTCGTGGCGTTCCCCGGCCTGCCGTGGCTGGGCGAGGACGGACGCCCCGTCCCGGGCGCCACCCCCGCCACCACCGGCGCCGGTGCACCGACCCCCTGA
- a CDS encoding DUF917 domain-containing protein — translation MSWILDETVLPDLARGAALLGTGGGGDPYIGRLLVQQAIRENGPVTVLDPQDEAELPDAAFVVPTAMMGAPTVMVEKIPRGSEAVVALRTLEAHLGRRAEATMPIECGGINSMMPLLVGARTGLPVVDADGMGRAFPELQMETFSVYGVPGSPMVVASDREETVLVDTGADDVRMERCSRAIAIQFGGAALIAEYPMTGADVRRTAIPHTMSMSLGAGRAIREARESHSDPVDALVAFFATTGYENVRTLFTGKVGDVERRTTGGFARGHADLRGHDGSQLRLSFQNEHLVAVLDGEVVCVVPDLICVLDEQTGEPITTEGLRWGQRVVVVAISTPPIMRTPQALAVFGPRAFGLDLDFTPVEELVPVPAPALT, via the coding sequence GTGAGCTGGATCCTCGACGAGACCGTGCTGCCCGACCTCGCCCGCGGCGCTGCGCTCCTGGGTACCGGCGGCGGCGGCGACCCCTACATCGGGCGGTTGCTCGTCCAGCAGGCGATCCGCGAGAACGGGCCCGTCACCGTGCTGGACCCGCAGGACGAGGCGGAACTGCCCGACGCGGCGTTCGTCGTCCCGACGGCCATGATGGGCGCGCCGACGGTGATGGTGGAGAAGATCCCCCGCGGCAGCGAGGCCGTCGTCGCGCTGCGCACCCTCGAGGCCCACCTCGGCCGTCGCGCCGAGGCGACCATGCCCATCGAGTGCGGCGGGATCAACTCCATGATGCCGCTGCTCGTCGGCGCGCGGACGGGGTTGCCCGTCGTGGACGCGGACGGGATGGGCCGGGCGTTCCCCGAGCTGCAGATGGAGACGTTCAGCGTCTACGGCGTGCCCGGCTCGCCCATGGTGGTCGCCAGCGACCGCGAGGAGACGGTGCTCGTCGACACCGGCGCCGACGACGTCCGGATGGAACGCTGCTCGCGCGCCATCGCGATCCAGTTCGGTGGCGCGGCCCTCATCGCCGAGTACCCCATGACCGGTGCGGACGTCCGGCGCACCGCGATCCCGCACACCATGTCCATGTCGCTGGGGGCGGGCCGGGCGATCCGGGAGGCCCGGGAGAGCCACAGCGACCCCGTCGACGCGCTCGTGGCGTTCTTCGCCACGACCGGCTACGAGAACGTCCGCACGCTGTTCACCGGCAAGGTCGGCGACGTCGAACGCCGCACGACCGGTGGTTTCGCCCGCGGGCACGCCGACCTGCGCGGCCACGACGGCTCCCAGCTGCGGCTGTCGTTCCAGAACGAGCACCTCGTCGCCGTCCTCGACGGCGAGGTCGTCTGCGTGGTGCCCGACCTCATCTGCGTCCTGGACGAGCAGACGGGGGAACCCATCACGACCGAGGGGCTGCGCTGGGGCCAGCGCGTCGTCGTCGTGGCGATCTCGACGCCACCGATCATGCGCACGCCGCAGGCCCTGGCCGTGTTCGGGCCCCGCGCGTTCGGCCTGGACCTCGACTTCACGCCCGTCGAGGAGCTCGTGCCGGTGCCCGCCCCCGCGCTGACCTGA
- a CDS encoding DUF917 domain-containing protein, which translates to MELTAADVPALVRGAEVLGSGGGGDARAGGVLVSRLLRGGSVDLLDPDAADAADAADPDLLVSAVGMVGATVVFTEQLPGGGEFTRALDAVQRWTGRWAGAVASIEAAGLNAATALVTALSAPARPLPVVDLDLCGRALPRLDQFSLAVAGSDITPLALALPGGQVVVVDGGDAVTTERSVRSVLAGGGGWAAIAVGPRPLRALRRHALAGTTRRLLDVGRRLLALPDAPGPAAVAAAAGGTVLASGRVLEVVRHRGAGQGGFGRGSLVVRDRATSALLRLEMENEYLLALVDGEVVATTPDVLAVLDRRAARPVSCDRVRRGDDVVVLRLDAPAFWRDPARLGAVGPRAFGYDVDPVLVPASGVRA; encoded by the coding sequence GTGGAGCTCACCGCCGCCGACGTCCCGGCCCTCGTCCGCGGGGCCGAGGTGCTGGGCTCCGGCGGGGGCGGGGACGCCCGGGCCGGCGGCGTCCTCGTCTCCCGGCTGCTGCGGGGCGGGTCGGTGGACCTGCTCGACCCGGACGCCGCGGACGCCGCGGACGCCGCGGACCCGGACCTGCTCGTCTCGGCCGTCGGCATGGTCGGCGCGACGGTCGTCTTCACCGAGCAGCTGCCCGGCGGCGGGGAGTTCACCCGCGCCCTCGACGCCGTCCAGCGCTGGACCGGGCGGTGGGCCGGGGCGGTGGCGAGCATCGAGGCGGCCGGGCTCAACGCCGCGACCGCCCTCGTCACGGCGCTGTCCGCGCCGGCGAGGCCGCTGCCCGTCGTCGACCTCGACCTCTGCGGCCGTGCCCTGCCCCGGCTGGACCAGTTCTCCCTGGCCGTCGCCGGGTCCGACATCACGCCGCTGGCCCTGGCCCTGCCGGGTGGTCAGGTCGTCGTCGTCGACGGCGGCGACGCGGTGACGACCGAGCGCAGCGTGCGCAGCGTGCTGGCCGGCGGCGGAGGCTGGGCCGCGATCGCGGTGGGGCCCCGACCCCTGCGCGCGCTGCGCCGCCACGCGCTGGCGGGCACGACGCGACGGCTGCTCGACGTCGGCCGCCGCCTCCTCGCGCTGCCCGACGCGCCCGGCCCGGCCGCCGTGGCCGCGGCCGCCGGCGGTACGGTGCTGGCCTCCGGCCGCGTCCTGGAGGTCGTGCGCCACCGCGGCGCCGGGCAGGGCGGGTTCGGTCGCGGCAGCCTCGTCGTGCGCGACCGCGCCACGAGCGCGCTGCTGCGCCTGGAGATGGAGAACGAGTACCTGCTCGCCCTCGTCGACGGCGAGGTCGTCGCCACCACACCCGACGTGCTCGCCGTCCTGGACCGGCGCGCGGCGCGACCGGTGTCCTGCGACCGCGTCCGTCGCGGGGACGACGTGGTCGTGCTCCGCCTGGACGCCCCGGCGTTCTGGCGCGACCCGGCCCGCCTCGGCGCCGTGGGGCCGCGCGCCTTCGGGTACGACGTGGACCCCGTCCTCGTCCCCGCGTCGGGGGTCCGGGCGTGA
- a CDS encoding endonuclease/exonuclease/phosphatase family protein, giving the protein MSSPPPPPPAVRRPRATGAPLRVMTWNVWWRFGDWRARREAILAVLQEEQPDVVGLQEVWADDGENLAEWLAERLGMHAAWSPSPAPDRWRRRLRQHGDPSAESLQFGNAVLSRWPFLSTDVLALPAGGHEDEGRTALQVLVDAPRRPLPFTTTHLNSSPAESAVRVAQVRELVPFVARTRVRGAHYPPVLTGDFNAVAESDELRLCHGYQTAGPVPGFVLVDSWRFADPADPGFTWDRRNPFVARIHQPDARIDHVLVGLAPFTGEGSVRDVRRVAVDPVDGVWASDHAAVLVDLEP; this is encoded by the coding sequence ATGAGCAGCCCACCCCCGCCCCCACCGGCCGTCCGGCGCCCGCGCGCGACCGGCGCGCCGCTGCGGGTCATGACGTGGAACGTGTGGTGGCGGTTCGGGGACTGGCGCGCCCGCCGGGAGGCGATCCTCGCGGTCCTGCAGGAGGAGCAGCCCGACGTCGTGGGGCTGCAGGAGGTCTGGGCCGACGACGGGGAGAACCTCGCCGAGTGGCTCGCCGAGCGGCTCGGGATGCACGCCGCCTGGTCGCCCTCCCCCGCCCCCGACCGCTGGCGGCGCCGGCTGCGCCAGCACGGGGACCCCTCGGCCGAGTCCCTGCAGTTCGGCAACGCCGTCCTCAGCCGCTGGCCGTTCCTGAGCACCGACGTCCTGGCCCTGCCCGCGGGCGGGCACGAGGACGAGGGCCGCACGGCGCTGCAGGTGCTCGTCGACGCCCCGCGCCGGCCGCTGCCGTTCACGACGACCCACCTCAACTCCTCCCCGGCCGAGTCCGCGGTCCGGGTGGCCCAGGTGCGCGAGCTCGTGCCGTTCGTGGCGCGGACGCGGGTCAGGGGGGCGCACTACCCGCCGGTGCTGACGGGCGACTTCAACGCCGTCGCCGAGTCCGACGAGCTGCGGCTGTGCCACGGGTACCAGACGGCGGGGCCCGTGCCGGGGTTCGTCCTCGTCGACTCCTGGCGCTTCGCGGACCCGGCCGACCCCGGGTTCACGTGGGACCGGCGCAACCCGTTCGTCGCGCGCATCCACCAGCCCGACGCCCGGATCGACCACGTCCTCGTCGGCCTGGCGCCCTTCACGGGCGAGGGGTCGGTGCGCGACGTGCGGCGGGTCGCCGTCGACCCCGTCGACGGGGTGTGGGCCAGCGACCACGCGGCCGTCCTCGTCGACCTCGAACCCTGA
- a CDS encoding YlxR family protein, whose translation MRTCVGCRRRDGRSSLLRVVVAPDEAGVLLVDVRRRLPGRGAWLHESTTCLELADKRRAWSRALRRTAPLDTSGVRSYLDSCPHEAVVSTTTDESGSNS comes from the coding sequence GTGCGCACGTGCGTCGGGTGCCGCCGCCGGGACGGCCGGTCGTCGCTGCTGAGAGTCGTCGTCGCACCGGACGAGGCGGGAGTCCTCCTCGTCGACGTGCGTCGCCGGCTCCCCGGCAGGGGCGCGTGGTTGCACGAGAGCACCACGTGCCTGGAGCTGGCGGACAAGCGCCGGGCCTGGTCCCGGGCGTTGCGCCGGACGGCTCCCCTCGACACCTCGGGAGTACGGTCCTACCTGGACTCGTGCCCGCACGAGGCCGTCGTGTCCACCACCACCGATGAGAGCGGGTCGAACAGCTGA
- the nusA gene encoding transcription termination factor NusA, producing MNIDMAALRMLERDREIPFETLVRAIEQALLVAYHRTEHADHKAHPDARVELDRGTGEVRVLAKERDDEGAVVGEFDDTPSGFGRIAATTARQVILQRLRDAEDDAVLGEFAGTEGEIVSGVVQQGRDPRVVQVDLGTLEGVLPPAEQVPGEKYEHGSRLRCFVVSVKKGPKGPQVVLSRSHPQLVRKLFALEVPEIADGTVQITALSREAGHRSKMAVRATRPGVNAKGACIGPVGQRVRAVMSELRGEKIDIVDFDEEPARFVANALSPARVTSVEVVDLAARSARVVVPDYQLSLAIGKEGQNARLAAKLTGWRIDIRPDTRAGEQAGEA from the coding sequence GTGAACATCGACATGGCCGCCCTGCGGATGCTGGAGCGGGACCGCGAGATCCCCTTCGAGACGCTCGTGCGGGCGATCGAGCAGGCGCTGCTCGTGGCCTACCACCGCACCGAGCACGCCGACCACAAGGCGCACCCCGACGCCCGGGTCGAGCTGGACCGCGGCACCGGTGAGGTGCGGGTGCTGGCCAAGGAGCGCGACGACGAGGGCGCCGTCGTCGGCGAGTTCGACGACACGCCGAGCGGCTTCGGCCGGATCGCGGCGACCACGGCCCGCCAGGTCATCCTGCAGCGCCTGCGCGACGCCGAGGACGACGCGGTGCTCGGCGAGTTCGCCGGCACCGAGGGCGAGATCGTCTCCGGCGTCGTCCAGCAGGGCCGGGACCCGCGCGTGGTCCAGGTCGACCTCGGCACCCTCGAGGGCGTGCTGCCCCCGGCCGAGCAGGTGCCGGGGGAGAAGTACGAGCACGGCTCGCGGCTGCGCTGCTTCGTCGTGAGCGTCAAGAAGGGCCCCAAGGGCCCGCAGGTCGTCCTCAGCCGTTCCCACCCGCAGCTCGTGCGCAAGCTCTTCGCGCTCGAGGTCCCCGAGATCGCCGACGGCACCGTGCAGATCACCGCGCTCTCGCGCGAGGCCGGTCACCGCTCGAAGATGGCGGTGCGCGCCACGCGGCCGGGGGTCAACGCCAAGGGCGCCTGCATCGGTCCGGTGGGTCAGCGCGTGCGCGCGGTGATGTCGGAGCTGCGCGGGGAGAAGATCGACATCGTCGACTTCGACGAGGAACCCGCCCGCTTCGTGGCCAACGCGCTGTCGCCGGCGCGGGTGACGTCGGTGGAGGTCGTGGACCTCGCCGCGCGCTCGGCCCGGGTCGTGGTGCCGGATTACCAGCTGTCCCTGGCCATCGGCAAGGAGGGGCAGAACGCCCGCCTCGCCGCCAAGCTGACGGGCTGGCGCATCGACATCCGCCCCGACACCCGGGCCGGTGAGCAGGCGGGCGAGGCCTGA
- the infB gene encoding translation initiation factor IF-2, whose translation MGEFVRSASSTVEPPVIRRLKDKFPTEGGAGAARPGPAVKPGPRVPSGARPGPAPSARPSAPPAPAPARPAPSAGAPAPSAPAPAAAPAPSAPAAPAPAAASGPAFQAPPSAPAERPAPQRPATPGQRPTPGARPSTPPSSGGPGQGPRPGARPGPGGPGARPGAPGQGGPGGPGARGPRPDRGERPERAERPGGDRPRGDRPQGDRPQGERQGRPGAGAPGGAPRPGGGSPRPGNNPFATSQGMPRPQGGPRPGNNPFAANQGMPRPQGGPRPGPAGPGGPRPGGPRPNPGMMPARPTVGRPGAGAGRPGAPGRGGPGGGRGGGGGYAGRPGGPGGGGFAGRPGGGGRPGNRGGTQGAFGRAGGKPAKGRKSKRAKRQEFEAMAAPSVGGVSVRRGDGSTVVRIRRGASVSDFADRIDADPAALVTILFHLGEMVTATASLDEDTFQVLGQELGYVIEVVSPEDEERELLAGFSIDLDAELEAEGDEELQARPPVVTVMGHVDHGKTKLLDAIRSSDVVAKEAGGITQHIGAYQVAKSHEGIERPITFIDTPGHEAFTAMRARGAKVTDIAILVVAADDGVMPQTVEALNHAQAADVPIVVAVNKVDKEGANPDKVRQQLTEYNLVAEEYGGDTMFVNVSAKQGMGLDDLLEAVLLTADASLDLRANPDKDARGVAIEGNLDKGRGPVATVLVQSGTLRVGDAIVAGTGYGRVRAMIDENGDSIDVATPSRPVQVLGLTSVPGAGDTFLAAPDDRTARQIAEKRDAAERSASLAKARKKISLEDFTKALEQGKVETLNLILKGDGAGSVEALEDALYKIDVGDEVELRVIDRGVGAVTKNNVNLAVASNAIIIGFNVRPEQQTKEFADREGVDIRFYSVIYQAIEDVEASLKGMLKPEYEEVQLGTAEIREVFRSSKFGNIAGCLVRSGLIRRNTKARVLRRGVVHGDNLAIESLRRFKDDATEVREGYECGIGLGSFNDLQVDDVIETFEMQEKARN comes from the coding sequence ATGGGTGAGTTCGTGCGTTCCGCGAGCTCGACCGTCGAACCGCCGGTCATCCGGCGGCTGAAGGACAAGTTCCCCACCGAGGGCGGCGCCGGCGCCGCCCGGCCGGGTCCGGCGGTGAAGCCGGGTCCGCGCGTCCCGAGCGGTGCCCGTCCGGGCCCCGCGCCGTCGGCCCGCCCGTCGGCGCCCCCGGCTCCGGCGCCCGCGCGCCCGGCGCCCTCCGCCGGTGCACCCGCCCCGTCGGCGCCCGCGCCGGCTGCGGCACCCGCCCCGTCGGCTCCGGCCGCCCCCGCACCCGCGGCGGCCTCCGGTCCGGCGTTCCAGGCCCCGCCGAGCGCCCCGGCCGAGCGTCCCGCCCCCCAGCGGCCGGCGACGCCCGGACAGCGCCCGACCCCGGGTGCCCGTCCGTCCACCCCGCCGTCCTCCGGCGGTCCCGGCCAGGGCCCCCGTCCGGGGGCCCGTCCCGGCCCCGGTGGTCCCGGCGCCCGTCCGGGTGCCCCCGGCCAGGGTGGCCCCGGCGGTCCCGGTGCGCGGGGTCCGCGTCCGGACCGCGGTGAGCGTCCCGAGCGTGCCGAGCGCCCCGGTGGCGACCGTCCGCGCGGCGACCGCCCGCAGGGCGACCGTCCCCAGGGCGAGCGCCAGGGTCGTCCCGGTGCCGGTGCTCCCGGTGGTGCGCCCCGTCCCGGTGGCGGTTCGCCGCGTCCGGGCAACAACCCCTTCGCGACCAGCCAGGGCATGCCGCGCCCGCAGGGTGGCCCGCGTCCGGGCAACAACCCCTTCGCGGCCAACCAGGGCATGCCGCGCCCGCAGGGCGGTCCCCGCCCGGGTCCGGCCGGTCCGGGTGGTCCTCGCCCCGGTGGCCCGCGTCCGAACCCCGGCATGATGCCCGCGCGCCCGACGGTCGGCCGTCCCGGTGCCGGTGCCGGTCGTCCCGGTGCGCCGGGCCGTGGTGGCCCCGGTGGTGGCCGCGGTGGCGGCGGCGGGTACGCCGGTCGTCCCGGTGGTCCCGGTGGCGGCGGCTTCGCCGGTCGTCCCGGTGGTGGTGGTCGTCCGGGCAACCGCGGCGGCACCCAGGGCGCGTTCGGCCGCGCCGGCGGCAAGCCGGCCAAGGGCCGCAAGTCCAAGCGCGCCAAGCGCCAGGAGTTCGAGGCGATGGCGGCGCCGTCGGTCGGCGGCGTCTCCGTCCGGCGCGGTGACGGCTCGACCGTCGTCCGCATCCGGCGCGGCGCCTCGGTCAGCGACTTCGCCGACCGCATCGACGCCGACCCCGCGGCGCTGGTGACGATCCTCTTCCACCTGGGCGAGATGGTCACCGCCACCGCGTCCCTGGACGAGGACACCTTCCAGGTGCTCGGCCAGGAGCTCGGTTACGTCATCGAGGTCGTCTCGCCCGAGGACGAGGAGCGCGAGCTGCTCGCGGGCTTCTCCATCGACCTCGACGCCGAGCTCGAGGCCGAGGGCGACGAGGAGCTGCAGGCGCGTCCCCCGGTCGTCACCGTCATGGGTCACGTCGACCACGGGAAGACGAAGCTGCTCGACGCGATCCGCTCCTCCGACGTCGTGGCGAAGGAGGCCGGTGGCATCACCCAGCACATCGGTGCCTACCAGGTCGCCAAGTCGCACGAGGGCATCGAGCGTCCCATCACGTTCATCGACACCCCGGGTCACGAGGCCTTCACGGCCATGCGTGCCCGTGGGGCGAAGGTGACGGACATCGCCATCCTCGTGGTGGCGGCCGACGACGGCGTGATGCCGCAGACCGTCGAGGCGCTCAACCACGCCCAGGCGGCGGACGTCCCGATCGTCGTGGCGGTCAACAAGGTCGACAAGGAGGGCGCGAACCCGGACAAGGTCCGGCAGCAGCTCACCGAGTACAACCTCGTGGCCGAGGAGTACGGCGGCGACACGATGTTCGTCAACGTGTCCGCGAAGCAGGGCATGGGCCTGGACGACCTCCTCGAGGCCGTCCTGCTCACCGCCGACGCCTCGCTGGACCTGCGCGCGAACCCGGACAAGGACGCGCGCGGTGTCGCGATCGAGGGCAACCTCGACAAGGGCCGCGGTCCCGTCGCCACCGTCCTGGTCCAGTCCGGGACGCTGCGCGTCGGTGACGCGATCGTCGCCGGCACCGGTTACGGGCGCGTCCGCGCGATGATCGACGAGAACGGCGACTCCATCGATGTCGCAACCCCGTCGCGTCCGGTCCAGGTCCTCGGGCTGACGTCGGTGCCGGGGGCCGGGGACACCTTCCTCGCCGCGCCCGACGACCGGACCGCCCGGCAGATCGCGGAGAAGCGCGACGCCGCCGAGCGGAGCGCATCGCTGGCGAAGGCGCGCAAGAAGATCTCGCTGGAGGACTTCACCAAGGCGCTGGAGCAGGGCAAGGTCGAGACCCTCAACCTCATCCTCAAGGGTGACGGGGCGGGGTCGGTCGAGGCCCTCGAGGACGCGCTCTACAAGATCGACGTCGGCGACGAGGTCGAGCTGCGCGTGATCGACCGCGGTGTCGGTGCGGTGACGAAGAACAACGTCAACCTCGCCGTCGCCTCGAACGCGATCATCATCGGGTTCAACGTGCGCCCGGAGCAGCAGACCAAGGAGTTCGCCGACCGCGAGGGCGTCGACATCCGGTTCTACTCGGTCATCTACCAGGCGATCGAGGACGTCGAGGCCTCCCTCAAGGGGATGCTCAAGCCGGAGTACGAGGAGGTCCAGCTCGGCACGGCGGAGATCCGCGAGGTCTTCCGCTCGTCGAAGTTCGGCAACATCGCCGGCTGCCTCGTCCGGTCGGGACTCATCCGTCGCAACACCAAGGCGCGCGTGCTGCGCCGCGGTGTCGTGCACGGGGACAACCTCGCCATCGAGTCGCTGCGACGGTTCAAGGACGACGCCACCGAGGTCCGCGAGGGCTACGAGTGCGGTATCGGCCTCGGATCGTTCAACGACCTTCAGGTCGACGACGTCATCGAGACGTTCGAGATGCAGGAGAAGGCGCGGAACTGA
- a CDS encoding ribosome maturation factor RimP, with amino-acid sequence MSTLEEAVRRALAPVFAPGSEVGDSLVLDDVDVSSAGRRHVVRVVVDGAGDEPADVDLDAVAVASTAVSQALDDADVLGQAPYTLEVTSPGVERPLTTRRHWARARGRLVRAVLADSSSVLLRVVSVDDEGVHGTGEPQAVKGRPPRARDVGAPHDLAWADLVRGEVQVEFRRADDLDDGLDDGPDDGLDDGLDDDADHADDETEDEQ; translated from the coding sequence GTGTCGACGTTGGAGGAGGCCGTCCGGAGGGCGCTGGCCCCCGTCTTCGCCCCCGGCTCCGAGGTGGGCGACTCCCTCGTCCTCGACGACGTCGACGTCAGCAGCGCCGGGCGCCGCCACGTGGTGCGGGTCGTCGTCGACGGCGCCGGTGACGAACCCGCCGACGTCGACCTCGACGCCGTTGCGGTGGCCTCCACGGCCGTCTCGCAGGCCCTCGACGACGCCGACGTCCTGGGGCAGGCGCCCTACACGCTCGAGGTGACCTCGCCGGGGGTCGAGCGCCCCCTGACGACCCGGCGGCACTGGGCGCGGGCCCGCGGTCGCCTCGTGCGGGCCGTCCTGGCCGACTCCTCCTCGGTGCTGCTGCGCGTCGTGTCCGTCGACGACGAGGGCGTGCACGGGACGGGTGAGCCGCAGGCGGTCAAGGGTCGCCCGCCGCGGGCCAGGGACGTCGGGGCGCCCCACGACCTCGCCTGGGCGGACCTGGTCCGCGGCGAGGTGCAGGTGGAGTTCCGCCGCGCGGACGACCTGGACGACGGGCTGGACGACGGGCCGGACGACGGGTTGGACGACGGGCTGGACGACGACGCCGACCACGCTGACGACGAGACCGAGGACGAGCAGTGA